In Aquiflexum balticum DSM 16537, a single genomic region encodes these proteins:
- a CDS encoding WD40/YVTN/BNR-like repeat-containing protein — MRKAIYLLFTTLLLISFTGYSSWAQSNQKDIAAHIARGLQVRSIGPAVMGGRIADIAINPIHGSTWYVAVGSGGLWKTTNSGTTWTPVFDAQASYSIGTVALDPRNPEVVWVGTGENVSGRHVGWGDGVYKSMDGGATWQQMGLKNSEHIGRILIDPRNSEVVYVAAEGPLWSSGGERGLYKTKDGGKTWQLALEIDADTGVTDAEFDPSNPDVIYAAAYQRRRKTWALLGGGPKSGIYKSMDGGESWRRINVGLPQGDMGKIGLAVTPADPQIVYATIEADNANKGFYRSTDKGESWEKRNSYISGGTGPHYYQEIEASPTNPDLVYQMDVFINVTRDGGKTFDYSETGRTKHSDNHALWINPANGQHLIVGTDGGLYESFDEGATWRHFPNLPVSQFYKVGLDNAEPFYNVVVGAQDLGTLLGPSRTTNVEGVRNQDWYVPLGADGYDVAFDPKDPNIVYMEIQQGELHRHNRTTREILNIQPQPEPNYPPERWNWDSPIQVSPHDHKTLYFGSQRVWKSTDRGNSWKAISADLTTNLGRYELEMMGRVPSIDALYDNGAMSKFATLTTLSESTLQAGLLYTGSDDGLIHVTEDDGQNWRKGGSLPKVPALTFINNIEASSHDVNTVFAAADAHQLGDYSSYVFISTDKGKTWRSIAGDLPVNTLVWVIKQDHIDENLLFIGTEYGIYFSVNKGVNWTKLNAGVPTIPFRDLALHARDNDLVGASFGRGIYILDDYSPLREINKLANANSNVVLPVRDAWWYVPNEPMQAKGMPSQGSTSFVSDNPPFGAVFTYFINNLPKTEKAVRKESEKKLNDQKASIPFPGWDQLRGESIEEEPSVMLLVRDKNGEAIRWIEGVAKTGLHRASWDLRLPPPDPIELTVPAFQPPWVSDPQGPLVAPGKYSVELYVIKNGKLELHGDAQEFMVKPVHQKSDDYEAMAAFKKQTSDLSRRTSSAASQLGEAGEKLRYIKAALTKTPNASPDLFAQLTALNASLFNLRTVLLGDAVLQRKDESTSPSIMSRVGVVIYGHWNTTEPPTATHKRNIEIAQAEFDQYLKDASAFYNELADFELKLERAGAPYTPNRKMD; from the coding sequence ATGCGAAAAGCCATATACCTTCTCTTTACAACACTTCTTCTAATTTCATTTACAGGATACTCATCTTGGGCTCAATCCAATCAAAAGGATATAGCTGCTCATATAGCTAGAGGTCTCCAAGTAAGAAGCATAGGTCCTGCCGTAATGGGTGGAAGAATTGCAGATATTGCCATAAACCCTATCCATGGTAGTACTTGGTATGTGGCGGTGGGCAGCGGAGGTTTGTGGAAAACCACCAACAGTGGTACTACCTGGACACCGGTTTTTGATGCGCAGGCATCTTATTCTATTGGTACAGTGGCTTTGGATCCCCGCAATCCCGAGGTGGTCTGGGTAGGTACGGGCGAAAATGTAAGTGGCCGGCATGTTGGTTGGGGAGATGGGGTTTACAAAAGCATGGATGGTGGTGCCACATGGCAACAAATGGGACTGAAAAATTCAGAGCATATCGGTAGAATTTTAATCGACCCCAGAAACTCCGAGGTGGTCTATGTGGCAGCCGAAGGCCCATTGTGGTCATCAGGAGGAGAACGGGGATTGTATAAAACCAAAGATGGAGGTAAAACCTGGCAGTTAGCACTCGAAATAGATGCAGATACGGGTGTCACGGATGCGGAATTTGACCCTTCAAACCCTGATGTGATCTATGCCGCAGCCTACCAAAGAAGAAGAAAAACCTGGGCCTTACTTGGTGGAGGTCCGAAGTCCGGGATATATAAATCCATGGATGGGGGCGAAAGCTGGAGAAGGATAAATGTGGGATTGCCTCAAGGCGATATGGGAAAAATAGGTTTGGCAGTAACTCCCGCCGATCCTCAAATCGTATATGCGACCATAGAAGCGGACAATGCCAATAAAGGATTCTACCGATCCACCGATAAAGGGGAGAGCTGGGAAAAGCGCAACAGCTATATTTCAGGGGGAACCGGGCCTCACTATTACCAGGAAATAGAAGCTTCACCGACTAATCCTGATCTGGTTTACCAGATGGATGTTTTTATAAATGTAACACGTGATGGTGGAAAGACTTTCGATTATAGCGAAACCGGAAGGACGAAACACAGCGATAACCACGCCTTGTGGATTAATCCTGCCAATGGACAGCATTTGATCGTGGGAACAGACGGAGGTTTGTATGAGTCTTTTGATGAAGGAGCTACTTGGCGTCATTTCCCGAACCTGCCGGTCTCACAATTCTATAAGGTAGGACTAGATAATGCTGAGCCTTTTTATAATGTGGTAGTGGGAGCGCAAGACCTTGGAACTTTGTTAGGTCCCTCCCGAACGACCAATGTAGAGGGTGTGCGCAATCAGGATTGGTATGTCCCTTTGGGGGCCGATGGCTACGATGTCGCTTTCGATCCCAAAGATCCCAACATCGTGTATATGGAAATTCAACAGGGCGAATTACACCGTCACAATAGAACCACCCGCGAAATATTGAATATTCAGCCACAACCTGAACCTAATTATCCTCCCGAAAGATGGAACTGGGATAGCCCAATTCAGGTAAGCCCCCATGATCACAAAACACTCTATTTTGGATCACAAAGGGTTTGGAAAAGTACCGATCGCGGCAATTCATGGAAGGCGATCAGCGCTGACCTGACCACCAACCTCGGCAGGTATGAACTGGAAATGATGGGCCGTGTACCAAGTATTGACGCATTATACGACAACGGTGCTATGTCGAAATTTGCCACCTTGACCACACTTTCAGAATCAACGCTACAAGCAGGACTTCTGTATACCGGCTCGGATGATGGCCTGATCCATGTGACCGAAGATGATGGGCAAAACTGGAGGAAAGGTGGAAGCCTGCCCAAGGTTCCTGCACTGACATTCATCAACAATATCGAAGCCTCTTCCCATGATGTCAATACCGTATTTGCCGCAGCCGATGCGCACCAATTGGGAGATTATTCTTCTTACGTTTTCATCAGTACAGACAAAGGAAAAACCTGGCGTTCCATTGCTGGAGATTTGCCTGTCAATACGCTTGTTTGGGTGATCAAACAGGACCACATAGATGAAAATTTGCTTTTCATCGGAACGGAGTACGGGATTTATTTTTCGGTGAATAAGGGCGTCAATTGGACCAAGCTAAATGCAGGAGTTCCAACAATTCCTTTCCGGGATCTTGCGCTACATGCCAGAGACAATGATTTGGTAGGGGCAAGTTTTGGGCGCGGGATTTATATATTGGATGATTACTCTCCTTTAAGGGAGATCAACAAATTGGCCAATGCCAATTCAAATGTGGTCTTGCCGGTGAGAGATGCTTGGTGGTATGTCCCTAACGAACCCATGCAGGCCAAAGGGATGCCTTCTCAGGGATCTACCAGTTTTGTAAGCGATAACCCACCTTTCGGAGCAGTATTTACATATTTCATAAATAACCTTCCCAAAACAGAAAAAGCAGTGCGGAAAGAATCGGAGAAGAAGCTTAATGATCAAAAGGCCAGCATTCCATTTCCCGGTTGGGATCAACTGAGGGGGGAGTCTATCGAAGAGGAACCAAGTGTCATGCTTTTGGTAAGGGATAAAAACGGGGAGGCCATACGTTGGATAGAAGGAGTAGCGAAAACAGGCTTGCATCGTGCAAGTTGGGATTTGAGACTGCCTCCACCCGACCCTATCGAACTCACCGTTCCCGCCTTCCAACCACCTTGGGTAAGCGATCCTCAAGGACCTTTGGTAGCACCCGGAAAATACAGTGTGGAGCTTTATGTTATAAAAAATGGAAAACTGGAGCTTCATGGAGACGCACAGGAGTTCATGGTGAAACCTGTTCATCAGAAAAGTGATGATTATGAGGCGATGGCGGCATTTAAAAAACAAACCAGTGATCTTTCCCGAAGAACCTCAAGTGCTGCCAGCCAATTGGGTGAGGCCGGTGAAAAGCTTCGCTATATAAAGGCCGCCTTGACCAAAACACCAAATGCATCTCCTGATTTATTTGCGCAATTGACTGCGCTCAATGCCTCTTTATTTAACCTGAGAACTGTACTATTGGGAGACGCGGTGCTTCAAAGAAAGGATGAATCCACTTCCCCTTCAATCATGAGTAGGGTAGGAGTTGTGATTTATGGCCATTGGAATACCACTGAGCCGCCAACAGCTACGCACAAACGAAATATTGAAATCGCACAGGCTGAGTTTGATCAATATTTGAAAGATGCTTCAGCCTTTTATAATGAATTGGCGGACTTTGAGTTGAAGTTGGAAAGAGCAGGAGCACCTTATACACCAAATAGAAAAATGGATTAA
- a CDS encoding HigA family addiction module antitoxin, giving the protein MEKLENIHPGEILIEEFLKPMEISAYRLAKETFIPQARISEIIKGNRRITAEMALRFAKFFGTSAKFWLGLQDDYDLEEEKIVKEKELNEIIPIKGNAA; this is encoded by the coding sequence ATGGAAAAGTTGGAAAATATACACCCAGGTGAAATTTTAATTGAGGAATTCTTGAAACCTATGGAGATTTCTGCATACCGTTTAGCGAAGGAAACATTTATTCCACAAGCCCGCATTTCAGAGATTATTAAGGGCAACAGAAGAATCACCGCTGAAATGGCATTACGATTTGCCAAATTTTTCGGAACCAGCGCAAAGTTTTGGTTAGGATTACAAGATGATTATGATCTCGAAGAAGAAAAAATTGTAAAGGAAAAAGAACTTAATGAAATCATTCCCATAAAAGGAAACGCCGCATAA
- a CDS encoding GNAT family N-acetyltransferase, with translation MKIILRPWAIEDLDNLVKYANNRNIAKNMTDKFPFPYTEKD, from the coding sequence ATGAAAATAATTCTTAGACCTTGGGCAATTGAAGACTTGGACAATTTGGTCAAGTATGCCAATAACCGGAACATTGCAAAAAATATGACTGACAAATTTCCATTTCCTTACACAGAGAAAGACTGA
- a CDS encoding type 2 periplasmic-binding domain-containing protein encodes MDQDLQKTTTVRFWNGNRSEARQVYERQVLQAVLEATEAACGECEIEETLEDYPGNQESLVFAEKGHDLFVTVAGNQKFKEGQMIVIPQPLTKNLLGYRLLIIRAEDAGLFAGISRSEELQKLAHGIPETWSDATVFRHNVFNVVEKGNFDDIFDRLQNKHFDYSTFGANEVLGVYENRASKRNGLIMDQNILLFYPFPLVFYINPDLPKLAERIEEGLQSIISTGKLDAIFNAHYGKITQQLNLKSRRIFVLDNPLVPDEFRHLAPDIENL; translated from the coding sequence ATGGATCAAGACCTACAAAAAACCACAACAGTTAGATTTTGGAATGGAAACAGGTCTGAGGCCCGGCAGGTTTATGAGCGTCAGGTATTACAAGCCGTTCTGGAAGCCACTGAGGCAGCATGCGGGGAATGTGAGATTGAGGAGACCCTGGAAGATTATCCCGGTAATCAAGAATCACTTGTATTTGCCGAGAAAGGCCATGACCTGTTTGTGACCGTCGCCGGGAATCAAAAATTTAAGGAAGGCCAAATGATTGTAATCCCTCAACCACTGACAAAAAATCTGCTGGGATATCGGCTTCTGATTATAAGGGCAGAGGATGCTGGTTTATTTGCCGGGATCAGTCGGTCAGAGGAGCTGCAAAAGCTTGCCCATGGCATTCCCGAGACTTGGAGTGACGCAACTGTTTTCAGACACAACGTCTTTAATGTGGTTGAAAAAGGCAACTTCGATGATATTTTTGATCGGCTTCAAAACAAACACTTTGATTACAGCACTTTCGGGGCAAATGAGGTTTTGGGAGTCTATGAAAACCGGGCATCCAAGCGCAACGGCCTCATCATGGATCAAAATATATTGCTTTTCTATCCTTTTCCGCTTGTATTTTATATTAATCCAGACCTCCCAAAATTGGCCGAAAGGATAGAGGAGGGTCTGCAAAGCATTATTTCTACAGGTAAACTGGATGCCATTTTTAATGCGCATTACGGCAAAATTACTCAGCAACTTAACCTGAAAAGCAGGCGTATTTTTGTATTGGACAATCCGTTGGTACCTGATGAATTTCGCCACTTGGCCCCCGATATTGAAAATCTGTAG
- a CDS encoding MBL fold metallo-hydrolase: MKKLLKIVLWTLAILLIVTGSLVYYVSRQMGSLDSLEERKARFSGLTYYDAATDQFISPEELPYYPEQTTGGDAGPARFFKTSPNAPGFPLPKQMITKSDFSETPSDFAAWWFGHSTFILELDGKRILFDPVFENGGPLPFILRRFDVSPIKREELPEIDLVVITHDHYDHLEAATMRFLATRNTEFLVPLGVGARLEGWGVQKNNISELGWHDTKTLGSLQITALPGIHYTSRSYNDRNKTLWASFVIKGDEKNLFVSGDTGYGAHLKDIGEKYGPFDLAFVEIDGWNKGWPLTHLFPDQAVQLCLDINTQLLFPIHWGVFDLAMHPWDESIKMVADMAAENNIELVTPIMGEKVIPGLSPTKNWWEIKNRDR, from the coding sequence ATGAAGAAATTATTGAAAATAGTACTGTGGACCTTGGCCATACTTCTGATAGTAACAGGGAGCCTGGTATATTATGTAAGCAGGCAGATGGGCAGTTTGGATTCCTTGGAAGAACGTAAAGCAAGATTTTCAGGGTTGACATATTATGATGCAGCTACCGATCAGTTCATAAGTCCGGAGGAATTGCCCTATTATCCGGAACAAACCACAGGCGGAGATGCAGGTCCAGCCAGGTTTTTTAAAACTTCTCCAAATGCACCGGGTTTTCCTCTGCCCAAACAGATGATTACCAAAAGTGATTTTTCAGAAACCCCTTCGGATTTTGCTGCATGGTGGTTTGGTCATTCTACCTTTATTTTGGAGCTTGACGGGAAGCGGATCTTATTCGATCCGGTTTTTGAGAATGGAGGGCCCCTTCCCTTTATTTTGAGAAGGTTTGATGTGTCGCCCATCAAAAGAGAAGAACTGCCTGAGATTGATTTGGTGGTCATCACCCACGATCATTATGATCATTTGGAGGCAGCTACCATGAGATTTCTCGCAACAAGAAACACAGAATTTCTCGTGCCTCTTGGTGTAGGTGCAAGATTGGAAGGATGGGGTGTTCAGAAAAACAACATCAGTGAGTTGGGTTGGCATGATACCAAGACTTTGGGTTCTTTGCAAATAACGGCTCTTCCAGGAATACACTACACCAGCAGAAGTTATAATGATAGAAATAAAACCCTTTGGGCCTCTTTTGTAATTAAAGGGGATGAGAAAAATCTGTTTGTAAGTGGTGATACAGGATACGGTGCGCATCTGAAAGACATAGGAGAAAAATATGGTCCCTTCGACCTGGCTTTTGTGGAAATCGATGGCTGGAACAAAGGATGGCCTTTGACCCACCTCTTCCCGGATCAGGCAGTTCAGTTATGTCTGGATATCAATACACAGCTCCTATTTCCCATACATTGGGGCGTTTTTGATTTGGCAATGCACCCTTGGGATGAATCTATCAAAATGGTAGCTGATATGGCAGCAGAAAATAACATCGAGTTGGTTACCCCTATAATGGGCGAGAAAGTTATACCCGGCCTTAGCCCAACCAAAAATTGGTGGGAAATAAAAAACAGGGACAGATAG
- a CDS encoding DUF1016 N-terminal domain-containing protein encodes MDKRFTDIIQLIKQSRTNAIRAVNAELINLYWNIGEYISKKIEKSEWGDSVVSELAKYLQTNEPEIKGFSDKNIWRMKQFYETYKDFPKLSTLLREI; translated from the coding sequence ATGGATAAACGTTTTACTGACATAATTCAACTCATAAAGCAATCTCGGACAAACGCAATAAGAGCCGTAAACGCTGAATTGATAAACCTCTATTGGAATATTGGAGAATATATCAGCAAGAAAATTGAAAAATCAGAATGGGGCGACTCTGTTGTGTCAGAGTTAGCCAAATACTTGCAGACCAACGAACCTGAAATTAAAGGTTTCTCCGATAAGAATATATGGAGAATGAAGCAGTTTTATGAGACTTACAAGGACTTTCCAAAACTCTCAACACTGTTGAGAGAAATATAA
- a CDS encoding carboxymuconolactone decarboxylase family protein yields MKRPLVLPSAEKEDKAFQDLIQFFNETLGFCPNSVKTMYHRPSIAYAFIALNKAVMDNKGRVTSSLKRLIGYISSNVAGCRYCQAHTIRAAERYGADEEKLKNIWEFRTHPAFSEQERAALEFAFASSVIPNAVDDAVAEKLRLYWDEGEIVEILGVIALFGFLNRWNDSMGTELEKEAIESGDKHLKQDNWTVGKHKY; encoded by the coding sequence ATGAAAAGACCTTTAGTACTCCCCTCAGCAGAAAAAGAAGATAAAGCCTTCCAGGATTTGATACAGTTTTTTAATGAAACATTGGGCTTTTGCCCCAACAGTGTTAAAACGATGTATCACAGACCTTCCATTGCCTACGCTTTCATTGCACTCAACAAAGCAGTAATGGACAATAAGGGCAGGGTTACAAGTTCACTTAAAAGACTTATTGGATACATCAGCAGTAATGTGGCAGGATGCAGATATTGTCAGGCACATACTATCAGGGCGGCTGAGCGATATGGCGCAGATGAAGAAAAGCTGAAAAATATTTGGGAATTCAGGACACATCCTGCGTTTTCAGAACAAGAACGGGCTGCACTCGAATTCGCATTTGCCAGTTCAGTGATTCCAAATGCAGTGGATGATGCTGTTGCCGAAAAACTCAGATTGTATTGGGATGAAGGTGAGATTGTAGAGATTCTTGGAGTGATCGCTCTTTTTGGGTTTTTAAATCGATGGAATGATTCTATGGGTACAGAACTTGAAAAGGAGGCAATAGAGTCAGGCGATAAACATTTAAAACAGGATAACTGGACTGTAGGGAAACATAAGTACTAA